The stretch of DNA AAAGGCAATCAGGTGGGCCGTGAAGATGATGAGTAAGATTATGTTTTTCATTTATGGTACGCAGATAAACGCAGATTGACAGGATAATAATCTGTGTGCCGAAGGCCTGCGCAAATCAGCGTCCTATTTCTCCACTACGAACTTATACCCGTACATCCAGTTGCCGGTGTCTTCGCGTTTGTGTTTGCGGAAGGTCATCCTGACCCGGGTGCCGGGGGTTTTGCCGGACCGGGGCTTGACGTCGCCTTCGGGCGCGTCCATCACCTCGGATATCACGTGTATGCCGTCGTCCAGTTTAATCATGCATATCTGGCGGGGGGCCAGTTCTCCGTAGCCCATGGCCGGATAGCCCATTACCTCGGACTGCAGGGAAACCACCTCGCCGGTCCGGGCGCATTCGTAGTCCTCCATGGTATTCATGGCGTGGCACTTGGGGCAGGGCATGCCGGTCCGGGGCGGGAACCATTTCTCGCTGCAGGCCTTGCACTTGGTGCCCTGGAGCCGGTAACGGCCGTGACGTTCGCGCCAGGTCTTGATGGTGCCGTAACTTTCCAGGCGGGGGATGACTTCGGTGAATTCGGTATTCATAGTTTGCTCCTTAATCTTGCCACAGAGGTCACGGAGAATTAATTGTTATTTTTCAGCACTCTGTGTGCTCTGCGTCTCCGTGGCTAATTTTACTCCTTGCGTAATACGCCAACCACGTCTAGCGAATGGTGCGTGCCGTAGGCGTGGGCGACTGTTACCTTGGGGTTCTTGACCTGGCGTTCGCCGGCCTTGCCGGTGAGCTGGAGCCAGTTTTCGTGTATCTTGGACTGGAAATCGCCGCCGGCCGATGAGTGGGCGAAGGCGATGGCGCCGCCGTCGGTGTTGGTCGGGCATTTGCCGTCCACGGCGGTGTTGCCGGCCAGGACGTAGTTGCCGCCTTCGCCGGGCGGGCAGATGCCCAGCCATTCCATGGCCATTATGCCGTCGTAGAGCGACAGGTCGTGCACCTGGGCGATGTCGATGTCCTTGGCGGTGATGCCGGCGATTTCGTAGGCCTCTTTGGCGGCCACCTTGATGGCCGGCTGGTCGGCCAGGTCCATATTGCTAAAGACGCCCTGGGCGTCGTTAAAGTTGAACATATTGCCGATGTAGACCGGCCGGTGGGCGTAAGAGACATTAATGTAAATGGGCGGCAGTCCCAGCTCCTTGGCCTTGGCTTCGCTGACCATCACCAGGCAGGTGGCCATATTGCGTCCGGTGGCGGTGCGCATGCGGTAGCCGGCCGGAGTGGGGTCGTTGAGCTCTTCGTCGGTCGGCATCGGGCCGGAGTTATGCAGGGCCATTGGGTTACGGCGGCCGTACCAGTGGCACTGTTGCGACCAGCGGGCGGCCGCTTTGTTGTCGTAGCCGTATTTGAGCTTGTAATATTCGCCGCGCAGTGCGCCGTAGTTTTCGTGGGTGAAGCCGAGCATATGGTCGTAGTCGCACCAGTTGCCGATCGGGCCCATGGCGTCGCGGAAGTCAAAATTGTCGGGCTTGTTCACGCCCAGGACGATGCCGACGTCGTAACGTCCGGTAGCGATGTAGTTCCAGATGACATCGGCGCAGATGCCGCCGGCCGGACAGGCCTGGGAGATGGAGATGAACGGAATCGGGCTCATACCAAGCGCGTCGGCGATGACGCAGCCCAAGGCGCCTTCGGTGATGTTGCGCTCGTTGTAGGAGATGGCGCCGATCTGGACGTCCTTGATGGTCAGCTTAGCCGCCTTGAGGGCTTCCATAGTGACATTGGTCAGGTATTGCCGGTAGGACATACCCAGCACGGCCCGTTCCGGGGGCGAACAGGCGCCGCTGGCCAGGACTACTTTGGGGAATTGTTTCTTCATAATAAACTCCTTTATTCACCACAAAGGACACAAAGTTTCCTATTAAGGTTTTTGTTCCTTTACATTAAAAGGGCGAAGTATATCGGGGGACGCGCCGGAAGTCAAGGTTTTGATAACTTCGGGATGGTTTCAATAGTTAAACTGGGCGGGTCATATTACGGGATGGTTAATATAATTCCGGAATTCGCTATTTTTATCTTGACAAATTTGGGTTAATAGGTAAAGTGCAATAAAAATGCTAACCAGCAATATAACTTAATCAGTTTT from Candidatus Brocadiia bacterium encodes:
- a CDS encoding thiolase family protein → MKKQFPKVVLASGACSPPERAVLGMSYRQYLTNVTMEALKAAKLTIKDVQIGAISYNERNITEGALGCVIADALGMSPIPFISISQACPAGGICADVIWNYIATGRYDVGIVLGVNKPDNFDFRDAMGPIGNWCDYDHMLGFTHENYGALRGEYYKLKYGYDNKAAARWSQQCHWYGRRNPMALHNSGPMPTDEELNDPTPAGYRMRTATGRNMATCLVMVSEAKAKELGLPPIYINVSYAHRPVYIGNMFNFNDAQGVFSNMDLADQPAIKVAAKEAYEIAGITAKDIDIAQVHDLSLYDGIMAMEWLGICPPGEGGNYVLAGNTAVDGKCPTNTDGGAIAFAHSSAGGDFQSKIHENWLQLTGKAGERQVKNPKVTVAHAYGTHHSLDVVGVLRKE
- a CDS encoding 2,4-diacetylphloroglucinol biosynthesis protein, whose protein sequence is MNTEFTEVIPRLESYGTIKTWRERHGRYRLQGTKCKACSEKWFPPRTGMPCPKCHAMNTMEDYECARTGEVVSLQSEVMGYPAMGYGELAPRQICMIKLDDGIHVISEVMDAPEGDVKPRSGKTPGTRVRMTFRKHKREDTGNWMYGYKFVVEK